One genomic segment of Bacteroides caccae includes these proteins:
- a CDS encoding 4Fe-4S dicluster domain-containing protein yields MAFTNNIMIVRHKLLADLVRLWKNDQLVEKIDRLPIELSPRKSKPLGRCCVHKERAVWRYKMFPLMGLDMTDEHDEVTPLSEYAQQALSRPEPDKENIMCVIDEACSSCIQINYEITNLCRGCVARSCYMNCPKDAIRFKKNGQAMIDHETCISCGICHKSCPYHAIVYIPVPCEESCPVKAISKDEHGIEHIDESKCIYCGKCMNACPFGAIFEISQTFDVLQRIRKGEKMVAIIAPSILGQFKTSIEQVYGAFKEIGFTDVIEVAEGAMSTTSNEAHELLEKLEKGQSFMTTSCCPSYIELVEKHIPGMKPYVSTTGSPMYYTARIAKEKHPDAKIVFVGPCVAKRKEVRRDEAVDYILTFEEVGSILDGLDIQLEQTQAFSILHTSVREAHGFAQAGGVMGAVKAYLKEEAEKINAIQVSDINKKNIALLRACAKTGKAAGQFIEVMACEGGCITGPSTHNDIVSGRRQLAQELLKRKESYETMDR; encoded by the coding sequence ATGGCATTTACGAATAACATTATGATTGTCCGGCACAAGTTACTGGCTGACCTTGTAAGACTCTGGAAAAACGACCAGTTAGTAGAAAAAATAGACCGGCTACCTATTGAATTGAGCCCACGCAAGTCAAAGCCTCTGGGACGCTGTTGTGTACACAAAGAACGAGCCGTGTGGAGATACAAGATGTTCCCCCTAATGGGACTGGACATGACAGACGAACATGACGAAGTAACTCCTCTCTCCGAATATGCGCAGCAAGCATTGAGCCGTCCCGAACCGGATAAAGAAAATATAATGTGCGTCATTGACGAAGCGTGTTCTTCCTGCATACAGATTAATTATGAAATAACCAACCTTTGTCGCGGATGTGTGGCCCGTAGTTGCTATATGAACTGCCCCAAAGATGCCATACGTTTCAAGAAAAACGGTCAGGCAATGATCGACCATGAGACGTGTATCAGTTGCGGTATCTGTCATAAGAGTTGCCCGTATCATGCCATCGTCTATATTCCTGTGCCTTGCGAAGAATCCTGTCCGGTGAAAGCTATCAGTAAAGATGAACACGGAATAGAGCATATCGACGAAAGCAAATGTATATATTGCGGAAAGTGCATGAATGCTTGTCCGTTCGGTGCTATCTTCGAGATTTCACAGACATTCGACGTTTTGCAACGAATCCGTAAAGGAGAGAAAATGGTGGCTATTATTGCTCCGTCTATCCTCGGGCAGTTCAAGACTTCGATCGAACAAGTATATGGAGCTTTTAAAGAAATAGGATTTACCGATGTGATTGAAGTGGCCGAAGGAGCAATGTCGACTACCAGCAACGAAGCACACGAGTTACTGGAGAAGTTGGAAAAAGGACAAAGTTTCATGACTACTTCCTGCTGCCCTTCTTACATCGAACTGGTAGAAAAACATATTCCGGGGATGAAACCATACGTTTCCACCACCGGTTCGCCGATGTATTACACGGCACGGATCGCCAAGGAGAAGCACCCGGATGCAAAAATCGTATTCGTAGGTCCATGTGTAGCCAAACGTAAAGAGGTGCGCCGCGACGAGGCCGTAGATTATATCCTGACATTCGAAGAGGTGGGTTCCATTCTTGACGGGTTGGACATCCAACTGGAGCAGACACAGGCTTTCTCCATATTGCATACTTCCGTCCGCGAAGCACACGGTTTCGCACAAGCCGGCGGTGTAATGGGAGCTGTCAAAGCATACCTGAAAGAAGAAGCGGAAAAGATAAACGCGATCCAAGTGTCGGATATCAATAAGAAGAACATAGCCCTGCTGCGTGCCTGTGCCAAGACCGGAAAGGCAGCCGGACAATTTATTGAAGTCATGGCTTGCGAAGGTGGTTGTATCACCGGACCGAGCACGCACAATGACATTGTTTCGGGACGTCGCCAACTGGCACAAGAGCTGCTCAAACGAAAAGAGAGCTATGAAACAATGGATAGATAA
- the hydE gene encoding [FeFe] hydrogenase H-cluster radical SAM maturase HydE, translating into MKQWIDKLRQERTLRPEEFRQLLTGCDADSLRIINEQAREVSLRHFGNRIYIRGLIEISNCCRNNCYYCGIRKGNPHVARYRLSPESILDCCKQGYALGFRTFVLQGGEDPALTDDRIETIVATIRRHYPDCAITLSLGEKSREAYERFFHAGANRYLLRHETYDATHYSQLHPAGMSGKQRLQCLQNLKETGYQTGTGIMVGSPGQTVEHLIQDILFIEKLRPEMIGIGPFLPHQDTPFARYSSGTLEQTLLLLSIFRLMHPSALIPSTTALATLTPDGRERGILAGANVVMPNLSPQEERKKYALYNNKASLGAESAEGIRILQQQLHNIGYEISFSRGDFKTVDS; encoded by the coding sequence ATGAAACAATGGATAGATAAACTACGGCAGGAAAGAACTCTTCGACCCGAAGAATTCCGGCAACTGTTGACCGGATGTGACGCGGACTCCCTACGAATCATTAACGAACAGGCACGGGAGGTCAGCCTCCGGCATTTCGGAAACCGGATTTATATCCGTGGACTGATTGAAATAAGTAATTGCTGCCGGAACAACTGCTATTACTGCGGCATCCGGAAAGGTAATCCGCACGTAGCACGTTACCGGCTGAGTCCGGAAAGTATTCTGGATTGCTGCAAACAAGGATACGCACTGGGATTCCGGACTTTTGTCCTGCAAGGGGGAGAAGATCCTGCACTGACGGACGACCGCATAGAGACAATCGTTGCCACCATACGGCGGCATTATCCGGACTGTGCCATTACGCTATCACTCGGCGAAAAGTCACGCGAAGCGTATGAACGTTTCTTTCACGCTGGAGCCAATCGCTACCTGTTACGGCACGAAACTTACGACGCGACGCATTACAGCCAACTGCACCCTGCCGGAATGTCCGGCAAGCAACGCCTGCAATGCCTGCAAAACTTAAAAGAAACAGGGTATCAAACCGGAACGGGAATTATGGTCGGTAGTCCGGGACAGACTGTAGAACATCTGATTCAAGACATTCTGTTTATCGAAAAACTCCGTCCTGAAATGATCGGCATCGGTCCTTTTCTGCCTCATCAGGATACGCCTTTTGCCCGATATTCCAGCGGAACGCTCGAACAGACACTGCTCTTATTGTCTATCTTCCGCCTGATGCACCCATCGGCACTGATTCCATCGACAACAGCTCTGGCTACACTGACTCCCGACGGACGGGAACGGGGGATATTGGCAGGAGCAAATGTAGTCATGCCCAATCTGTCGCCACAGGAGGAACGGAAAAAGTATGCCTTATATAATAACAAAGCCTCCCTCGGAGCTGAATCGGCAGAAGGAATCAGGATATTGCAACAACAATTACATAACATCGGCTACGAGATTTCTTTCTCCAGAGGAGATTTTAAAACGGTTGACAGTTAG
- the hydG gene encoding [FeFe] hydrogenase H-cluster radical SAM maturase HydG has product MTYKVDSPEAEEFIHHEEILETLEYARTNKDNRALIEQLIEKAALCKGLTHREAAVLLECDQPDLIEHIFHLAKEIKQKFYGNRIVMFAPLYLSNYCVNGCTYCPYHAKNKTIARKKLTQEEIRQEVIALQDMGHKRLALEAGEHPTLNPIEYILESIRTIYGIKHKNGAIRRVNVNIAATTVENYRRLKEAGIGTYILFQETYHKENYEALHPTGPKSNYAYHTEAMDRAMEGGIDDVGVGVLFGLNTYRYDFTGLLMHAEHLEARFGVGPHTISVPRICSADDIDAGDFPNAISDEIFSKIVAVIRIAVPYTGMIISTRESQESRKKVLELGISQISGGSRTSVGGYAERELPENNSAQFDVSDTRTLDEVVNWLLDLGHIPSFCTACYREGRTGDRFMSLVKSGQIANCCAPNALMTLKEYLEDYASEDTRKKGLKLIEKETEHIPNPKIREIAIRNLKAIAEGKRDFRL; this is encoded by the coding sequence ATGACATACAAAGTAGATTCACCTGAAGCAGAAGAATTCATCCACCATGAAGAAATTCTGGAAACACTGGAATATGCACGGACCAACAAAGACAATCGTGCACTGATTGAACAACTGATTGAAAAAGCTGCTCTATGTAAAGGACTGACACATCGGGAAGCAGCCGTCCTATTGGAATGTGACCAGCCCGATCTGATAGAACACATCTTTCATCTCGCCAAAGAAATCAAACAAAAGTTTTACGGCAACCGTATCGTAATGTTTGCACCGCTGTACCTCTCGAACTATTGCGTCAACGGCTGTACCTACTGCCCATATCATGCCAAAAACAAAACGATTGCCCGCAAGAAACTGACACAGGAAGAGATCCGTCAGGAAGTGATTGCCTTACAGGATATGGGGCACAAGCGCCTGGCACTCGAAGCTGGAGAACATCCCACCCTGAATCCGATAGAATATATTCTGGAATCTATCCGGACGATTTACGGTATCAAACATAAAAACGGGGCTATCCGTCGGGTGAACGTAAATATTGCAGCCACTACGGTAGAAAACTACCGCCGGTTGAAAGAGGCAGGCATCGGCACTTATATATTGTTCCAGGAGACTTATCATAAAGAAAACTACGAAGCCCTCCACCCCACCGGACCGAAAAGCAACTATGCCTACCACACGGAAGCCATGGACCGTGCTATGGAAGGGGGTATTGACGATGTAGGGGTAGGCGTTCTCTTCGGACTGAATACATACCGTTATGACTTTACCGGACTGCTGATGCACGCCGAACATCTGGAAGCCAGATTCGGCGTAGGTCCGCATACGATCAGCGTTCCGCGCATCTGCTCGGCAGATGATATTGATGCAGGGGATTTCCCCAATGCTATCTCGGACGAGATATTCAGTAAGATTGTAGCCGTTATCCGGATAGCCGTTCCATATACCGGAATGATTATTTCGACCCGCGAATCACAGGAGTCACGCAAGAAGGTCCTCGAACTGGGCATTTCACAAATCAGCGGCGGTTCGCGTACCAGTGTCGGAGGGTATGCGGAAAGAGAACTGCCGGAGAACAATTCCGCACAGTTCGATGTCAGTGACACACGGACACTGGATGAGGTTGTCAACTGGCTGCTCGATCTCGGGCATATCCCCAGCTTCTGTACTGCCTGTTACCGCGAAGGAAGAACGGGCGACCGTTTCATGTCGCTCGTCAAATCCGGACAGATAGCAAACTGCTGTGCCCCGAATGCCTTAATGACACTGAAAGAGTATCTGGAAGATTATGCCTCCGAAGACACCCGGAAAAAAGGGCTGAAACTGATTGAAAAGGAAACGGAACATATTCCGAATCCCAAAATCAGAGAAATCGCCATACGTAACTTAAAAGCAATCGCCGAAGGCAAAAGAGATTTTCGATTATGA